The Pseudomonas sp. DG56-2 genome contains a region encoding:
- a CDS encoding NAD(P)/FAD-dependent oxidoreductase has protein sequence MKQHILIVGAGFGGVWSALSAARLLDQHGRDDVAISVLAPQAQLRIRPRFYEPDVHQMQAPLAELFNAVGVAFIQGAAEQIDVNGKRVSYVDAQGNRSDISYDRLVMAAGSGVWRPDIDGLNTHAFDVDQIESAARLEQHLKSLASQPESTARNTVVVAGGGFTGIETATEMPGRLRAILGADANVRVIIVDRGARIGAALGEGISPTIIEASEALGVQWRVNASVAGVDAGGVTLADGERIEANTVVWTVGVRASSLTAQVPGERDGQGRLHVDRNLKVKGQEHVYATGDVAYAATDDEGNFAVMSCQHAIVLGRHSGNNVAADLLGVEPTPYRQPKYVTCLDLGAWGAVYTEGWDRQVKLLRKEAKDLKTQINTTWIYPPAADRTSALAAADPLIPIA, from the coding sequence ATGAAACAGCACATTCTGATTGTCGGCGCAGGTTTTGGTGGTGTCTGGAGCGCGCTGAGCGCGGCTCGCCTGCTGGACCAACATGGCCGCGACGACGTTGCCATCAGCGTTCTCGCACCACAGGCCCAATTGCGTATTCGCCCGCGCTTCTACGAACCTGATGTGCACCAGATGCAAGCACCCTTGGCCGAGCTCTTCAACGCAGTAGGCGTTGCCTTTATCCAGGGCGCGGCCGAACAGATCGACGTGAACGGCAAGCGCGTCAGTTACGTCGATGCCCAGGGCAACCGCAGCGATATCAGCTATGACCGCCTGGTGATGGCTGCCGGTAGCGGCGTGTGGCGTCCGGATATCGACGGTCTGAACACACACGCCTTCGATGTCGATCAGATCGAATCGGCGGCGCGCCTGGAGCAACACCTCAAGTCGCTGGCCAGCCAGCCGGAATCAACTGCACGTAACACCGTAGTGGTCGCTGGTGGTGGGTTCACAGGCATCGAAACTGCCACGGAAATGCCCGGTCGCCTGCGCGCTATTCTGGGTGCCGATGCCAATGTCCGGGTGATCATTGTCGACCGCGGCGCCAGGATCGGTGCGGCCTTGGGTGAAGGCATCAGCCCAACCATCATCGAGGCGTCCGAAGCGCTGGGCGTGCAATGGCGAGTCAATGCTTCGGTAGCCGGCGTGGATGCCGGCGGTGTCACCCTCGCGGACGGTGAGCGGATTGAAGCAAATACCGTGGTCTGGACCGTTGGCGTACGTGCCAGCTCACTGACGGCGCAAGTGCCGGGCGAACGCGATGGACAAGGTCGCCTGCACGTCGACCGCAACCTTAAGGTGAAGGGCCAGGAGCATGTCTATGCCACCGGCGATGTGGCCTACGCGGCTACCGACGATGAAGGCAACTTTGCCGTCATGTCTTGCCAGCATGCCATCGTGCTGGGCCGTCATAGCGGCAACAACGTGGCTGCAGACCTGCTCGGTGTCGAGCCCACGCCTTATCGCCAACCCAAGTACGTAACCTGTCTGGACCTGGGAGCCTGGGGCGCGGTTTACACCGAGGGCTGGGATCGTCAGGTCAAGTTGCTGCGCAAAGAAGCCAAAGACCTCAAGACCCAGATCAACACCACCTGGATCTATCCGCCCGCAGCTGACCGTACCAGTGCCCTGGCCGCCGCCGATCCGCTGATTCCGATCGCTTGA
- the thpR gene encoding RNA 2',3'-cyclic phosphodiesterase gives MEQDTRESGQPFKRLFFAFDCTPAQRRDIAQWRSDLGLSSGRPVPSSNFHLTLMFLGAVDTAQLPAVLAAAAAVKVPSQPISVALDRLEVWRPAKTLVLAPSQTPATLRHLVYNLQQALLPLGFTEASREFRPHLTLARDYQGQVPEARVAAEFTLRAQNFILFESRKGRYWPLAQWPL, from the coding sequence ATGGAGCAAGACACTCGCGAAAGCGGCCAGCCATTCAAACGATTATTCTTTGCCTTCGATTGCACGCCAGCGCAACGTCGGGACATTGCCCAGTGGCGCAGTGACCTCGGTTTGAGCAGCGGACGGCCGGTGCCGTCGTCGAACTTCCACTTGACCCTGATGTTCCTCGGGGCAGTGGACACCGCACAATTGCCCGCCGTTCTGGCGGCTGCTGCTGCAGTGAAGGTGCCAAGTCAGCCCATCAGCGTCGCGCTTGATCGACTGGAAGTCTGGCGTCCGGCCAAGACCTTGGTGCTAGCACCCAGCCAAACGCCTGCAACCTTGCGTCATTTGGTCTACAACCTGCAGCAGGCATTGCTACCGCTTGGCTTCACCGAGGCCTCAAGGGAGTTTCGTCCGCACCTGACCCTGGCTCGGGATTACCAGGGACAAGTACCGGAAGCACGGGTAGCGGCTGAATTCACCCTGCGCGCGCAGAACTTTATCCTGTTCGAGTCGCGCAAGGGCCGTTACTGGCCATTGGCGCAATGGCCGTTGTAG
- the argC gene encoding N-acetyl-gamma-glutamyl-phosphate reductase has translation MHQPLVFIDGDQGTTGLLIHSRLQGRDNLLLLTLPDSERKDPKRRAEAINSADVAILCLPDDAARQAVATINNTTVRVIDASSAHRTAPGWVYGLPELDEQQAERIAQAKRVSNPGCYPTGAIALLRPLVSAGLVPADYPLTVNAVSGYSGGGRAAVERHESAADKAAQGVLVYGLNLDHKHVPEIQAHAGLSHRPVFIPSYGSYRQGIALTIALQTRLLPAGVNAAHLHERLRQHYHGSRYVQVAALKQDEAAPMLDPQAANDSNELQLAVFANPAHGQIVLTAVFDNLGKGASGAAVQNLELMLTSI, from the coding sequence ATGCACCAGCCACTTGTGTTTATCGATGGCGATCAAGGCACCACCGGCCTGTTGATCCACTCCCGTTTGCAGGGGCGCGATAACCTGCTCCTGCTGACCTTGCCCGACAGCGAACGCAAGGACCCAAAGCGTCGCGCCGAGGCCATCAACAGTGCCGATGTGGCGATTCTGTGCCTGCCTGATGATGCCGCGCGCCAGGCGGTGGCAACGATCAACAACACAACCGTACGCGTGATTGACGCCAGCTCCGCTCATCGCACGGCGCCTGGCTGGGTCTACGGCCTGCCCGAACTTGACGAACAACAGGCCGAACGGATCGCCCAGGCCAAGCGTGTCAGCAATCCAGGCTGTTACCCCACGGGCGCCATTGCCCTGTTGCGACCATTGGTCAGCGCAGGCCTGGTGCCCGCTGACTATCCGCTGACAGTCAACGCGGTATCGGGTTACTCCGGAGGCGGGCGTGCCGCCGTCGAGCGTCACGAAAGCGCAGCAGATAAAGCAGCCCAGGGCGTTCTGGTTTATGGACTGAACCTGGATCACAAACATGTGCCGGAAATCCAGGCGCATGCCGGCCTGTCGCATCGGCCGGTGTTCATCCCAAGCTATGGTAGCTACCGCCAGGGCATCGCCCTGACCATTGCCCTGCAGACGCGCCTGTTGCCGGCGGGTGTCAACGCCGCCCATCTGCATGAGCGCCTGCGCCAGCACTACCATGGTTCGCGCTATGTACAGGTGGCAGCGCTGAAACAGGATGAAGCCGCGCCGATGTTGGATCCGCAAGCAGCGAACGACAGCAACGAGCTGCAGCTAGCGGTGTTCGCCAATCCTGCCCATGGTCAAATAGTATTGACTGCGGTGTTCGATAACCTGGGCAAGGGTGCCTCGGGTGCTGCGGTGCAAAACCTGGAGTTGATGCTGACCTCTATTTGA
- a CDS encoding carboxymuconolactone decarboxylase family protein yields MSMMDWDAYRKQLMAGIGDLKQLSPDTVNGYMTASGAGAKTNHLDAKTRELISLAVAVTTRCDGCIAVHSAQALKQGASREEIAEALGVAVAMNAGAALVYSARAMDALGKVDS; encoded by the coding sequence ATGAGCATGATGGACTGGGACGCCTACCGTAAGCAGTTGATGGCAGGTATCGGCGACCTCAAGCAACTGTCCCCCGACACAGTCAACGGTTACATGACCGCCAGCGGCGCCGGGGCTAAGACCAACCACCTCGACGCCAAGACCCGCGAACTGATTTCGCTGGCCGTGGCGGTAACCACGCGATGCGACGGGTGCATTGCCGTGCACTCGGCCCAGGCGCTCAAGCAAGGGGCCAGCCGTGAGGAAATTGCCGAAGCCCTCGGCGTTGCTGTCGCAATGAATGCCGGGGCTGCCCTGGTGTATTCGGCACGCGCCATGGATGCATTGGGCAAGGTCGACAGCTAG
- a CDS encoding SulP family inorganic anion transporter, with product MKTTSLRADVLAGLTTSFALVPECIAFALVAHLNPLMGLYGAFIICTLTALLGGRPGMISGAAGSMAVVIVALVVQHGVQYLLATVLLGGLIMIVFGVLRLGKLVRMVPYSVMLGFVNGLAIIIALAQLEHFKHDGVWLSGSTLYLMIGLVALTMAIVYVLPRLTRSVPPALVAILGVGAGVYLLDLPTHTLGDLAHIAGGLPALSWPDIPWTVETLQIIAPYAILMALVGLLETLLTLNLTDEITESRGYPNRECVALGVANMTSGMFGGMGGCAMIGQTAINLSSGGRGRLSGVVAGVMILLFVLFLSPLIERIPLAALVGVMFVVSQQTFSWASLRVLHKVPVNDMLAIIAVTVVTVLTDLATAVLIGIVIAAINFAWQQARELYADSHLESDGSKLYRVHGTLFFASTTPFLNQFDPVNDPAQVTLDCQHLNFVDYSAIAALKTLRERYSNNGKHLRVVHLSERCKQLLKRTDLHYG from the coding sequence ATGAAAACAACCTCCCTACGCGCCGATGTCCTGGCTGGGCTCACCACGTCCTTTGCGCTGGTGCCCGAATGCATTGCCTTTGCTTTGGTGGCGCATCTGAACCCGCTGATGGGTCTCTATGGCGCGTTCATCATCTGTACGCTCACCGCCTTGCTCGGTGGTCGTCCGGGGATGATCTCCGGGGCGGCTGGGTCCATGGCGGTGGTCATCGTCGCCTTAGTGGTTCAGCACGGCGTCCAGTACCTGCTGGCAACCGTGCTGCTTGGCGGGTTGATCATGATTGTCTTCGGCGTGCTGCGCCTGGGCAAACTGGTGCGCATGGTGCCTTATTCGGTGATGCTCGGTTTCGTCAACGGCCTGGCGATCATCATCGCCCTCGCCCAGCTTGAGCACTTCAAACACGACGGTGTCTGGCTGTCGGGCTCGACCTTGTACCTGATGATCGGCCTGGTCGCGCTGACCATGGCCATTGTCTATGTGCTGCCGCGCCTGACCCGCAGTGTGCCGCCAGCTTTGGTCGCGATCCTTGGCGTCGGCGCCGGCGTCTACCTGCTCGATCTGCCCACCCATACCCTGGGCGATCTGGCCCATATCGCTGGCGGCCTGCCTGCACTGAGCTGGCCGGACATTCCCTGGACCGTGGAAACACTACAGATCATCGCGCCTTACGCGATCCTGATGGCGCTGGTGGGTTTGCTGGAAACGTTGCTGACCCTCAACCTGACCGATGAAATCACCGAAAGCCGCGGCTACCCCAACCGCGAGTGCGTGGCCCTGGGTGTGGCCAACATGACGTCCGGCATGTTCGGCGGCATGGGCGGTTGCGCCATGATCGGCCAGACCGCCATCAACCTGAGCTCTGGTGGACGCGGACGGCTGTCCGGCGTGGTGGCAGGTGTGATGATTCTACTGTTCGTGCTGTTTCTCTCACCGCTGATCGAACGAATCCCGCTGGCAGCCCTGGTTGGCGTGATGTTCGTGGTGTCGCAGCAGACATTCTCGTGGGCATCGCTACGCGTGCTGCACAAGGTGCCGGTGAACGACATGCTGGCAATTATTGCAGTGACCGTGGTTACCGTACTCACTGATCTGGCCACGGCGGTGCTGATTGGTATCGTGATCGCCGCTATAAACTTCGCCTGGCAGCAAGCTCGCGAACTGTATGCTGACAGCCACCTTGAAAGTGATGGCAGCAAGCTCTACCGGGTCCACGGCACGTTATTCTTCGCCTCGACGACGCCCTTCCTCAATCAGTTCGACCCCGTCAACGACCCAGCCCAGGTGACTCTCGATTGCCAGCACTTGAACTTTGTCGATTACTCGGCAATTGCGGCGCTCAAGACTTTGCGCGAGCGCTACAGCAATAACGGCAAACACCTGCGCGTGGTGCACCTGTCCGAGCGCTGCAAGCAACTGCTCAAGCGCACGGATTTGCATTACGGCTAA
- a CDS encoding LysR family transcriptional regulator: MREISLDRLRTLVVIADLGSFAQAARALNLAPPTVSLHIADLEARIGAPLLSRKRGQVHPTSIGETLLQRARRLLADAEQALDEVQRQVQGQSGRVRLGASTGAIAHLLPQALDILRVRHPGIDVQVQVLTSRESLLRLQAGTLDLGLVALPQAALKGVQIQPWRRDPIMAFVPASWAPPAHITPTWLAGRALILNDNTTQLSRVTSDWFASAGLQADARIQLNYNDAVKSLVAAGYGATLLPHESSVPEPDPRLCMRPLRPGLWRHLGIASRQGQVEQSTQFVLQVLAQLALQRPA, from the coding sequence ATGCGTGAAATCAGCCTGGACCGCCTCAGAACCCTGGTGGTGATTGCCGACCTCGGCTCCTTTGCCCAGGCCGCGCGGGCGCTCAACCTGGCGCCACCGACTGTCAGCCTGCACATAGCCGATCTGGAAGCGCGCATTGGTGCGCCGCTGCTGTCGCGCAAGCGCGGGCAGGTTCACCCGACCAGCATTGGTGAAACTCTGCTGCAGCGTGCGCGTCGGCTGCTGGCCGACGCCGAACAGGCGCTGGATGAGGTTCAACGTCAGGTGCAGGGCCAGAGTGGCCGGGTTCGCCTCGGGGCTTCCACCGGTGCCATCGCCCACTTGCTCCCGCAAGCATTGGATATCCTGCGGGTGCGTCATCCCGGTATCGATGTGCAGGTGCAAGTGCTGACCTCGCGAGAGTCGCTGCTGCGTTTGCAAGCCGGAACGCTTGATCTGGGATTGGTGGCGTTGCCGCAAGCGGCGCTCAAAGGGGTGCAGATTCAGCCGTGGCGCCGTGACCCGATCATGGCCTTCGTGCCTGCGAGCTGGGCGCCACCTGCGCACATCACACCCACCTGGCTGGCCGGTAGGGCGCTGATCCTCAATGACAACACCACGCAATTGTCGCGTGTGACCAGTGACTGGTTTGCCAGCGCAGGGTTGCAAGCGGATGCGCGAATCCAGCTCAATTACAACGACGCGGTGAAAAGTCTGGTCGCTGCCGGTTATGGCGCTACCTTATTGCCCCACGAGTCCAGCGTGCCAGAGCCGGACCCTCGCTTGTGCATGCGCCCATTGCGCCCGGGGTTGTGGCGTCATCTGGGTATCGCCAGTCGCCAAGGGCAGGTGGAGCAGAGCACTCAATTCGTTCTGCAAGTGCTGGCCCAGCTTGCGTTGCAGCGCCCGGCTTAA
- the lpxO gene encoding lipid A hydroxylase LpxO yields MKIFLVLLFVFSIAFVHFRGRVRHKITRQLGDHSSFLAPVNVFLYLFSKLEAKPYLPVQSFPELKPLQDNWQEIRAEAQQLLHVGEIKSSQNYDDVGFNSFFKSGWKRFYLKWYGESHPSAMKLCPRTTELLQSIGTVKAAMFATLPPGSKLVRHRDPYAGSYRYHLGLDTPNDDACYICVDGENYSWRDGEGVVFDETYIHYASNQTEHNRIILFCDVERPLKYRWATAFNRWFSRSVMAAAAAPNDAGDKTGGINRLFTRIYKIRERGKALKKRNRTRYYLEKWAVVAVLLLVFIYI; encoded by the coding sequence ATGAAAATTTTCCTGGTTCTACTGTTTGTCTTCTCAATTGCTTTTGTCCATTTTCGCGGACGCGTCAGGCACAAGATCACCCGCCAACTGGGCGATCACTCAAGCTTCCTGGCCCCGGTAAACGTTTTCCTCTACCTGTTCTCCAAGCTTGAGGCCAAACCCTACCTGCCGGTCCAGTCATTTCCCGAGCTCAAGCCGTTGCAGGACAACTGGCAGGAGATTCGCGCTGAAGCGCAACAGCTTCTGCATGTAGGCGAAATCAAAAGCTCGCAGAACTACGACGACGTAGGCTTCAACTCTTTCTTCAAGAGCGGCTGGAAGCGTTTCTACCTGAAATGGTACGGCGAGAGCCACCCTTCGGCGATGAAACTGTGCCCACGCACCACCGAGCTGCTGCAAAGTATCGGCACGGTCAAGGCCGCCATGTTCGCTACCTTGCCGCCAGGCTCCAAACTGGTTCGCCACCGCGACCCTTATGCGGGCTCCTACCGCTACCACCTGGGCCTGGACACGCCAAACGATGATGCCTGCTACATCTGCGTGGACGGCGAAAACTACTCGTGGCGAGACGGCGAAGGTGTGGTCTTCGACGAGACCTACATTCACTACGCCTCCAACCAGACCGAGCACAACCGCATCATTCTGTTCTGCGATGTCGAGCGTCCATTGAAGTATCGCTGGGCCACCGCTTTCAACCGCTGGTTCAGCCGTAGTGTGATGGCGGCCGCCGCCGCGCCGAACGATGCCGGTGACAAGACCGGCGGCATCAACCGTCTGTTCACGCGCATCTACAAGATCCGTGAGCGAGGCAAGGCCCTGAAGAAACGTAACCGCACCCGTTACTACCTGGAAAAATGGGCAGTGGTCGCGGTATTGCTGCTGGTGTTTATTTATATCTGA
- a CDS encoding Rrf2 family transcriptional regulator encodes MSLYSAGVEYGIHCLTFLVDELGDSREASVRDLADLQGVPQEYLAKVFTKLAKAGLVAATEGVRGGFKLARPADEISVLDIVTAIDGRKMIFECRDVRDRCALFEGSPPSWAQEGTCSIHAVMLTAQKRMEEALAQQTILDIARRVGRKAPPEFSTQLVNWMSDRRAGKTTGEIPVVDVS; translated from the coding sequence ATGTCGTTGTATAGCGCTGGCGTGGAGTACGGCATCCATTGCCTTACCTTCCTGGTCGATGAGCTGGGTGATAGCCGTGAAGCCAGTGTGCGTGACCTTGCCGACCTGCAGGGTGTGCCTCAGGAGTACCTGGCCAAGGTCTTTACCAAGCTCGCCAAGGCCGGCCTTGTGGCGGCCACCGAAGGCGTGCGCGGAGGGTTCAAGCTGGCGCGTCCGGCGGACGAAATCAGTGTGCTGGATATCGTTACCGCCATAGACGGGCGCAAAATGATCTTCGAGTGCCGTGATGTGCGCGATCGCTGTGCGCTGTTTGAAGGTTCGCCGCCAAGCTGGGCCCAGGAGGGCACCTGCTCTATTCATGCGGTAATGCTTACGGCGCAAAAACGCATGGAAGAGGCGTTGGCGCAGCAGACCATCCTGGATATCGCCCGGCGCGTTGGTCGCAAGGCGCCGCCTGAGTTTTCAACTCAGTTGGTCAATTGGATGAGTGACCGTCGCGCGGGCAAGACCACCGGCGAGATACCTGTCGTCGATGTTTCCTGA
- a CDS encoding CAP domain-containing protein yields the protein MRVLSSVLRLACLPMALLAATAAQASEPSQLIDAINGYRSQAQRCGGQASLELPPLASDPRLVLPATGSVDLRSALAQSSYPMVNVQAITLNGPRDAQAAMQAVRESFCQVVLDPQFVDIGVSQQARDWRIVLARPLLAGKLGDWQAEGQKLLSMINSARSQQRQCGSQTFAASAPLAWNAVLAGVAETHTRAMANQNFLDHIDRDGRTPGDRAELAGYAGQLTGENIAAGQDTPRKVVDGWLASPGHCANLMNPQFTELGAAYAVDPKSDAGIYWTAMFGAP from the coding sequence ATGCGTGTCCTGTCATCCGTTCTGCGTCTTGCCTGCCTGCCTATGGCGCTGCTGGCAGCCACGGCAGCCCAGGCCAGTGAGCCGTCCCAGTTGATCGATGCAATCAATGGTTATCGCAGTCAGGCCCAACGCTGCGGCGGGCAGGCATCGCTGGAGCTGCCGCCACTGGCCAGTGATCCTCGCCTGGTGTTGCCGGCCACCGGTAGCGTGGATTTGCGCAGCGCCCTGGCTCAGTCCAGCTACCCGATGGTCAATGTTCAGGCTATTACCCTCAATGGCCCTCGTGATGCTCAAGCGGCCATGCAAGCTGTGCGGGAAAGCTTCTGTCAGGTGGTGCTTGATCCGCAGTTCGTCGATATTGGTGTCAGTCAGCAAGCTCGCGATTGGCGCATTGTTCTGGCGCGGCCGTTGCTTGCCGGAAAGCTGGGGGACTGGCAGGCCGAAGGCCAGAAGTTGTTGAGCATGATCAACAGTGCGCGCAGCCAGCAGCGCCAATGTGGCAGCCAGACGTTCGCGGCCAGCGCACCGTTGGCCTGGAACGCAGTGCTGGCTGGCGTCGCTGAAACCCATACACGAGCAATGGCCAATCAGAACTTTCTCGATCACATCGATCGCGATGGTCGTACACCAGGCGACAGAGCTGAGCTGGCCGGGTACGCAGGACAGTTGACGGGCGAAAACATCGCCGCCGGGCAGGACACCCCGCGCAAAGTGGTCGATGGTTGGTTGGCCAGCCCTGGCCATTGCGCCAACCTGATGAACCCGCAGTTCACCGAGTTGGGCGCCGCCTATGCCGTCGATCCCAAGAGCGATGCCGGGATCTACTGGACGGCAATGTTCGGTGCGCCCTGA
- a CDS encoding cell wall hydrolase has translation MRLITIVTCLALSLCSPLLAASEAKAEVAEEKAQALEQKAAVQPNAPPASRSKAITQPEVQAVDPAGQAALDDAITCMARSIYWESKGGKAPDMEAVANVVMNRLGHEGFPDTVCGVVKQGSETGNCQFSWWCDGRSDSVQEEARYAIAKEIARKALNRQLDDRTRGALYFHDRHVSPDWARGYVKTTETSDFLFYKPRNGTAR, from the coding sequence ATGCGCCTTATAACGATTGTAACCTGCCTGGCGCTAAGCCTCTGCAGTCCGCTCCTTGCAGCGAGTGAAGCCAAAGCCGAGGTGGCGGAAGAAAAAGCCCAGGCGCTGGAGCAAAAAGCAGCCGTACAACCGAATGCACCGCCTGCCAGCAGAAGCAAAGCTATTACCCAACCCGAAGTCCAGGCAGTCGACCCGGCGGGTCAGGCAGCGCTGGATGACGCCATCACCTGCATGGCGCGCAGCATCTATTGGGAATCGAAGGGTGGCAAGGCGCCGGACATGGAAGCGGTGGCCAACGTGGTAATGAACCGCCTGGGTCATGAAGGCTTTCCGGACACCGTGTGCGGCGTCGTCAAACAAGGTTCCGAGACCGGCAACTGCCAGTTTTCCTGGTGGTGCGACGGGCGTTCTGATTCAGTCCAGGAAGAAGCCCGTTATGCCATTGCCAAGGAAATCGCACGCAAGGCACTCAACCGGCAACTGGATGACCGCACTCGGGGCGCGCTGTATTTTCATGACCGCCACGTATCGCCGGATTGGGCGCGCGGCTATGTGAAGACCACCGAGACCAGCGACTTTCTGTTCTATAAGCCGCGAAATGGCACGGCGCGCTAA
- a CDS encoding GNAT family N-acetyltransferase, giving the protein MIHIRPMTAADFDRFWPTFQAIVAARETYAFDPALSQDQARQLWLESPLQTLVAEEDGQLLGSYYLKANAAGPGSHVSNCGYMVTETARGRGVARALCEHSQHLAREQGFLAMQFNSVVSSNAAAVALWQKLGFAIVGRLPRAYRHAQLGLVDCLVMYKWLEQPQQPMLIGRKNIEAVVSRKRGR; this is encoded by the coding sequence ATGATTCACATCCGCCCCATGACCGCTGCCGACTTCGACCGCTTCTGGCCAACCTTCCAGGCCATTGTCGCAGCGCGCGAAACCTATGCCTTCGATCCGGCCCTGAGCCAGGATCAAGCCCGCCAACTGTGGCTTGAATCCCCCCTGCAGACCCTGGTGGCGGAAGAGGATGGCCAGTTGCTTGGCTCCTATTACCTCAAAGCCAATGCCGCAGGACCCGGTAGTCATGTCAGTAACTGTGGATACATGGTCACCGAAACTGCGCGTGGACGTGGCGTTGCTCGGGCCCTGTGCGAGCACTCGCAACACCTGGCGCGCGAGCAGGGTTTCTTGGCCATGCAGTTCAATTCGGTGGTGTCGAGCAACGCAGCAGCCGTGGCACTGTGGCAGAAACTTGGCTTTGCCATTGTCGGGCGCTTGCCTCGCGCCTATCGGCACGCTCAGCTAGGGCTGGTCGATTGCCTGGTGATGTACAAATGGCTGGAGCAGCCCCAGCAACCCATGCTGATCGGGCGCAAGAACATTGAAGCGGTGGTATCGCGCAAGCGCGGGCGATAA